From the Lactuca sativa cultivar Salinas chromosome 9, Lsat_Salinas_v11, whole genome shotgun sequence genome, the window CACTTCATTTAATATCAAAGGGCCATCAAGAATAAAACGCTTTTTGATAAAAGCTGTTTGTACAGGACTAACAACCAGATGCACCACCTTCTTTAACCTTTCAGCCAGCACCTTGGAGATTGTTTTGTATAAGTAGCCGATTAAACTAATAGGGCGAAAATCACTTATAGTAATTGAGTCTTGTATCTTGGGGACAAGTGAGATAAAAGATGAATTGCATCCTTTCTCAATACATCTGGTAGCTTCAAAATGCTTTAAAGCAAAATAGAAATCGCTTCCAATCGTATCCCAGTGCCTCTTTAACATTGCAAAAGAGAATCCATCTGGACTAGGTGCCCGATCCGAACCACAAGACCATATAGCCGACTTGATCTCTTCTAAAGTGAATGGTTCCTCCAGAAGCATAGCCGTGTTAGGAGGTAATTTCCTGAATTTAGGGCTATTAAACTTAGGTCTTGATCGAATTGGCTCACTGAATCTTTCAGAGAAGTGCTTGACCGCCACTTGTTTAATTTGATCAGGATTACTAATCCAAAACCCATTATCTTTTAGACCATTTATCCTCTGTGATCTTTGGTGTTTATTGATCAGCCCATGAAAAAATTTGTTGTTCTCGTCTCCTTCTAGTGCCCACCTCGTTCTTGATTTTTGTTTTAAATCCTCAATGCGTCTTGCTTCAAATTccataatttttttatatgcatCCTGGCGGCACTTTATTAACTCATCATTTACATTACCCTCCTCCACCTGTAAATCAATGGAGTTTATTTTGTTAGTGAGTTCCTCaatttcttttctgtttttctCTATGAGTACTTTCCTCGATTTTTTAATGTGTTCCTTCAAGTTTTTTAGTTTTCCAGCGACAAGAGAAAGTGGAGATAACTGTAAACAGCTTCCTGATTTTTCACGAATAGACCATCCAACCTTAAGTACCTCTTCAAAACCAGGCTCTTTCAGCCATGAGTTAAAGAACCTGAAAGGATGCGGTCCAAAATCTACTTCATTTGAAGATAGAACGATAGCACAATGATCTGAATGAATTCGAGGCAATGTGGTAACATTCAGGTGTGACCATGTATCAGTAACATTTTTGGAAACCAAAAATCTGTCTAACTTGCTATGTTTATCGCCCTTTGAACTCATATACGTGAAACGACGACCGCCCATCTTAATTTCCAATAGGCCAGCAGAATATATGAATTTATTGAAGAAATATGCTCCATTTGGGCAAAATATTGACCCAAGCCTCTCCTCAGGAAAACGGACTGCATTAAAGTCGCCAAACACAAACCACATACATTGAGGATTAGATGTAATAAGATCATGAAGTCTATTCCATAGGATCTTCTTTTCATTAGGCTCCTGTGAGGCataaatattaataaaaccacATTTCTTCTTTAACGTTAACCACAACCCCTTAATAGCAAGGAAACCAGCACCTTTTATAGCATCTGCAGCTCTGAATAAAGTGGGGTCCCAAAGAGAAGCAATTCCTCCTGACAATCCCACTGGGTCAACTACTTCACATTGGAAATTAGATGATCCCCAAATTTGTTTATCTAGACACCCTTTAACTTCCATTGATTTTGTTTCTTGCAGCCCTACAAAGAAGGAATGGTTTTTTTGTCTAGCACCTTTTAGCCAACCCCTTTTTACTTCACACCCGATTCCACGTATATTGTTTGAGAAGATATTCATTGATCCACAATTGTTACTCCACGTGCCTTGATCATTTTCCTAAGTTGCTCAGCACTATTTCTAACCTGGAAACCCAGTTTTTCCCCCACCTCAATTGTCTTGACTATCTCCAAGGTAGTGGAGTTCGAATCCCCTGATTGAGTTTGAGCTTGCCTCACCTCGTTTGGACCATCCTCACAGGGGTTAGAAAAAGAGTTCCGTGAAGAAGGAGAAAGGAGAGGATTTTTTCTCTGGGCGGCTGAGAGCGATCTAGAGTCATCGCCAGAAATTTTAGACTGGAGGGGTGAAGTAGATTGAGAAGGAACATGATTAAGATCCAGCGATTTTGTGGGCCTGGATCGAGAAATCTGTTTTATTGATGAGTTTCTAGCCCAACAACTATTTTGGCCCAAAGGTGAAGAAGTCCCTGGATACGTACTCCATAGGAATAACGACTTTGTCGCTTCATGTTCTCTCGAACGGTCATCAGCATTGAGAATGCGTGCCACTTTCTCGGGAACAGTGAATGAATTACTAACGTGGGTCTCTTCGTCTTCCCGACAATTTTTCAGATCATGTCTCCGGTCAGTACTCACCGGAGATGTTACCGGCGTAGCTTCATCATCATCCGATTGCATTGCACTTTCACCATTACTACTTATATTATCGCATGAATCAGCTTCGTTCCACCATGTCGTATTAGGGTAATAGTCGTTTGTTGCTAGGACAGGGCTGAGTTTAAGTGATTCAAACAAATCCTCCATGATATTGATCACGAATGGCCTACCATCCACCATTATTGTAATTGCAGTATCGATGAGGCCAGGATGAGATGTGATTATTCCAACCCTCCCAAAAGCAAGATTAGGAGAATCAGTGATGCATTCTTCTGGAATAACTACCTTTCCCCAAGTGCTAGCGATGATACTAAAAGCTTCTTCACACCAAGCATGTTGAGGAACCCTATGTATAATTAGTGATGCAATCCGATCATTAAAATTGCATCCTATTGACCAAGGATCTAATTTTTTGAACCATGGCTTCCAGATCTCTTCTCCGTTAATAAGGAAATCCTCTTTCTCTTTTACATTGGTAAATTCAAGTAACATTTTTAATCCCCCAAGGTATCGCATGAAGATCTTTGGGCAGCCTTCGACCTCTTGAAAGGCTTtcacgttcatgagtgcttggaAACTTTCTACTTCCCCCACCAGAGTGTTCTGCATGTAATCTCTTGACTCCGTTGTTGATAGTAGTTTGATCACTCTTTCTTTCGATTTCTTTCCCTCTTCTGCTCTTTCATTTATCTCCTTTCCTTCGACTACCTCTGTATGTCCAGGTTCTGCACCTCTTACAGCATCAGCGAAGGATTTATACCTTTTCTGTGCAGCTACATGTGAATTTACTAGtctagtggggggggggggggggggggttagcgGCTTATTTCTTGCTTCTTGTCTATCAAACCTTGCTATGTTAACACTGATCTTTTGTGCTCCAATGCAGATCCcatttaaatgtttttcaaatgctGCCACATCTTGGACTCGCAAGAACCGAGCAAAGCCAAACCTCTTCTTTAGCCTATTCAGCTTCTTAGCAATGTACACATCAACAACCGCCCCATATCTGCTAAAGGTTCGCCATAACGCTGCTTCGTCCCAATCCATTGGGAAATCCTAGAAGTAGAAAGTGACAGCTTTCCCGTTGATTTCATATTCCTTTCCATATCTTTTTCTTCTTTGAACTTGATGCCAGCCTTCGGAATTTTCTCTCGCCATATGGCCAGGAAATTTGTACAGGGAAAAGAAATAGCTGGTCTGGCGGATTTGATAGGCCCTCAATAGCAAAGAGAAGGAATGGATGTTGGGAAACAATTGCTAATATCCCTAAATTGTTAGCAAAGGAAAAAGTGTCTTTTATAGAACATTTTAAGCTGTCAACCAATACCAATGGTCCAATCAAATGGGTTTGGTCTCTTGAGGCTTTTGGGGCATATTCAGTTTCATCTCTCAGAAATCATATTGACAATGTAATCCTTCCTCTAAGCGAGAGTAGCTGGTCTTGGAACTCTCTAATACCAGGAAAATTGAATATTCTTGCTTGGCGAATCTGTCACGGAAAAACTTCCATCCATGGCCAACCTATTTAAATTTGGTATTAGTTCATCAAACTTGTGCATAATTTGCAATGGAGCTCCAGAAACAGTGGAACATGTGTTCGTGGATTGCCCAATATCAAATGACGTATGGAAACAAGTATGTACATGGTGGCGGCTGTTGGACTATCCTCTAAACTCGTTACGCGATTTGTTAGAATGTAAAGCAAGGCTCGGGGGTCaccatatgctggaaaatatCCATGAGGGTATAATGTTGGTTTTTCTTTGGGTGATTTGGAGATACAGGAACTCTATAGCCCATTCTTCAAACCAAAATCCAAAATCACACATGGCGCTGGTTTATGAGGTACAATCGTTATCGCTTCTTTGGATCAATGCAAGAAATAGAAAAGGGCAGGTGCTAAGATGGAGTGAATGGAGTTGTGATCCGATTTTAGAATGTTACTGTAGGCTATAACTTGGTTGTTCTTTTGTTAGCTTTGTTTGTTTCTTTTATTtagaatgtttttttttcttgttttgtaCCTCCTAGCCCTGGCTAGTTTATTTTGTGTTTTAATGCCAGCTTGtcgttcagaaaaaaaaaatacttaaattaaatGTTGATTAGTTACAATCCTCGAATCTAATTTGGAATTTACGATCTCGGGATCGGATTGGAATTTACTCCAGTGATTAATTAAACTTTATACAACATTTTAAACAACAATTTTAGTTTTGGGTGTTTATTACCAGAAAAATGTTTTGGTTCTCAATCAAACTTTTGTAGTGATCAAAAAATTATTCCAATATGAAATGTGAAGTAATACAATGTTTTTTAATATGGTTTCGGTTATGAAATAAAATTTCTAAACTATTTTCGAAAGTTATCTTTGGTTTTTATGCGTAACGCTGCCTCCAGTCCTACTATAAATATAGCGGCATAGGAACATTGATGTCAAAATTGCCGTAATGCTAAATATATCCCAACTTGAACCACAATTGCCGTAATGCTAAATATATCCCAACTTGAACCACAATTTGTTGAACGGCAACTTTTTTATAACATCAATATTTTATATATCCCAACTTCAACCACAATTTGCTGAACGGTAATTTTTTATAAAACTGATATTTTTCAGAAACTATTACAAAATTATACAAccaaatgttggtgattttagtgtcaccaggTCATTTTGTGTAACTGAAACTTACATGTGAGCTAAAGAGCTTCGTAATTTGTACTTTAATATATACTTGGAGTTGTGCGGAGTacacacatgtataaaatcgAATTAGAAGCCGGATCGACTACAAGTCGGGAGTCCGGGGATAGCACCCCTgggtccggggtttccaaagggCAGCACCCCTTTGACGGGGTCTAGGGGCAGctcccctagcggggtccaaggggcagagcccgtGGCTAGGGTCCCGCTGAATCAGATCGTCAGTTTTGAAAACCCTTGATTTCCTCATTAATTTCGGCTTCCCTTGACTTGTTTTCAAAGGACCCCATGACGGTCAACTCTAAAAGAAAACCCTACATCTCGTTTTCTATATAAACGACTCTCCTCTTGAAGAGAAAGATCACCTTTTAGCTCTCGTTTTTTTCATACGAACAAAGAATATTCTAGCAATTTGG encodes:
- the LOC128128921 gene encoding uncharacterized protein LOC128128921 — its product is MDWDEAALWRTFSRYGAVVDVYIAKKLNRLKKRFGFARFLRVQDVAAFEKHLNGICIGAQKISVNIARFDRQEARNKPLTPPPPPPTRLVNSHVAAQKRYKSFADAVRGAEPGHTEVVEGKEINERAEEGKKSKERVIKLLSTTESRDYMQNTLVGEVESFQALMNVKAFQEVEGCPKIFMRYLGGLKMLLEFTNVKEKEDFLINGEEIWKPWFKKLDPWSIGCNFNDRIASLIIHRVPQHAWCEEAFSIIASTWGKVVIPEECITDSPNLAFGRVGIITSHPGLIDTAITIMVDGRPFVINIMEDLFESLKLSPVLATNDYYPNTTWWNEADSCDNISSNGESAMQSDDDEATPVTSPVSTDRRHDLKNCREDEETHVSNSFTVPEKVARILNADDRSREHEATKSLFLWSTYPGTSSPLGQNSCWARNSSIKQISRSRPTKSLDLNHVPSQSTSPLQSKISGDDSRSLSAAQRKNPLLSPSSRNSFSNPCEDGPNEVRQAQTQSGDSNSTTLEIVKTIEVGEKLGFQVRNSAEQLRKMIKARGVTIVDQ